In one Neobacillus sp. WH10 genomic region, the following are encoded:
- a CDS encoding helix-turn-helix transcriptional regulator, which translates to MKNIVKELRLKHGITQQELADRVCVSSRTIISLEKQQYNPSVLLAYKISSVFNLTIEETFIFDEDDR; encoded by the coding sequence ATGAAAAATATAGTAAAAGAATTGCGGTTAAAACATGGAATTACACAACAAGAATTAGCGGATAGAGTATGTGTATCATCAAGAACAATCATCTCTTTAGAAAAACAACAATATAATCCATCTGTTTTACTAGCATATAAAATATCTTCAGTTTTTAACTTAACAATTGAAGAAACTTTTATTTTTGATGAAGATGACCGATAG
- a CDS encoding protein-glutamate O-methyltransferase CheR: MLLESIYRFYGYDFRNYTRPFMQRRIVQRVKKENLTSISALQEKILRDPIVMKKLFSDFSINVTEMFRDPSFFKSLRTNLIPVVRDYSEIRIWHVGCSTGEEVYSMAILLQEEGLYEKTKIYATDINKSVLEKAKRGTFSLADMQQYTKNYLLAGGTRAFSEYYKVVDDQVVFHPALQKNVVFAEHNLVTDSSFHEFDIIICRNVLIYFNKCLQNDVHQLLYESLSLSGFLGLGKREGIRFTSYGNCYEEFNSTERLYRKFK, from the coding sequence ATGCTTCTTGAATCGATTTACCGCTTTTACGGCTATGATTTTAGAAATTATACCCGTCCCTTCATGCAGAGGAGAATTGTACAACGTGTAAAAAAGGAGAATCTAACAAGTATATCTGCTCTTCAAGAAAAAATATTGCGTGATCCGATTGTAATGAAGAAGTTATTTTCAGATTTCTCTATAAATGTTACCGAGATGTTTCGGGATCCTAGTTTTTTTAAGTCTTTGCGCACAAATCTTATTCCAGTAGTAAGAGATTATTCTGAAATTCGAATTTGGCATGTCGGCTGCTCTACTGGGGAAGAAGTGTATTCGATGGCCATCCTGTTACAAGAAGAGGGTCTATATGAAAAGACAAAAATTTATGCAACAGATATAAACAAAAGTGTGTTAGAAAAGGCGAAGAGGGGTACTTTTTCTTTAGCAGATATGCAGCAATACACCAAAAATTATTTATTAGCTGGCGGGACTAGAGCTTTTTCAGAATACTACAAGGTGGTTGATGACCAGGTTGTTTTCCACCCTGCTCTACAAAAAAACGTTGTGTTTGCAGAGCATAATTTAGTAACAGACTCTTCATTTCACGAGTTTGATATTATTATTTGTCGAAATGTCCTAATCTATTTTAATAAGTGTTTGCAAAATGATGTCCATCAACTCCTCTATGAAAGCCTAAGTTTGTCAGGCTTTCTAGGGTTGGGTAAAAGAGAGGGGATTAGATTTACAAGTTATGGAAACTGTTACGAAGAATTTAACTCAACAGAAAGACTGTACCGTAAATTTAAATAG
- a CDS encoding NAD(P)H-dependent oxidoreductase, whose amino-acid sequence MKNILIINGHQRYSTAEGNLNQTLMDKMVSLLSEKNNIKTTIVQNGYKIEEEQQKFLWADIVIYQTPVYWFSVPGLLKTYMDEVYAYGLFFKGADQYGSGGLLTKKKYMFSTTWNAPEKAFNDPTQFFEGNSLEDALSHLHLMQKFIGMKPLKSFTCYDVIKNPKVGKFVFELELHLKEVLNF is encoded by the coding sequence ATGAAAAATATTCTTATTATTAACGGACATCAAAGGTATAGTACAGCGGAAGGTAATTTAAACCAGACATTAATGGACAAGATGGTCAGCTTGTTAAGTGAAAAAAACAATATAAAAACAACCATTGTTCAAAACGGATATAAAATTGAGGAAGAACAGCAAAAGTTTTTATGGGCCGATATTGTCATTTACCAAACACCTGTCTATTGGTTCAGTGTTCCAGGCTTATTGAAAACGTATATGGATGAGGTTTATGCTTATGGTTTGTTTTTTAAGGGTGCTGATCAATATGGAAGCGGCGGATTACTGACCAAAAAGAAATATATGTTTTCGACTACCTGGAATGCTCCTGAAAAAGCATTTAATGATCCAACTCAATTTTTTGAAGGGAACAGCCTGGAAGATGCATTAAGCCATTTGCACCTCATGCAGAAATTCATCGGAATGAAACCTTTAAAGAGTTTCACTTGTTATGATGTAATAAAAAATCCGAAAGTTGGAAAATTTGTATTCGAACTTGAACTACATTTGAAAGAAGTATTGAACTTTTAA
- a CDS encoding response regulator: protein METVTKNLTQQKDCTVNLNSTTTQKVNLLMVDNHPENLLALEAVLSSPHYNLVSATSGNEALKCLLKQEFAVILLDVQMPGLNGFETAKLIRAREKTKHIPIIFITAISQDLEHVQRGYSVGAIDYIFKPFQPETLKQKIEKFVEIHQKYKEEISKSELQCSVELSEVNKKLDQTTLDLQRTEALAKVISETLIDTIVTFDSQGYILSVNPAVKTMFAYNPEELVGQPISNLFLKVKGDNGNSSPQLFFSLNNPCLGKVIESVAVRKDERHFYADIQIGEAAVEDQQIFVCTIRDVTERKQIEEIKKQQFNHMENMVKDRTLELILANQQLQIEIEERKKITDYLSVSQERFRKIFESSPCLMAIISLKDKTYLDVNTSWINFTDYSYHELFHQKINLLDFIDEPDGNSIHLEKPIRSKKIHYKTKHGEIRAGFLSTEFIDIQPEPCILFVLTDFTERLLLEREMSRLDRLNLIGEMAAGIAHEIRNPMTTVYGFLQVARSDRDGLPQEIVDLMLDELSRANSIITEFLNLAKNKVSYKKIQNLNTIIEALFPLIQAEALRSRKQAVLDLHDCPDISVDEKEIRQLVLNIVLNGLDSMSPGGQLTIKTYTEEQAVILEIKDQGIGISSEILEKLGTPFFTTKENGTGLGLAICYSVAERHQADIEIETGNEGSTFSIRFKSI from the coding sequence ATGGAAACTGTTACGAAGAATTTAACTCAACAGAAAGACTGTACCGTAAATTTAAATAGTACCACTACTCAAAAAGTCAATCTATTAATGGTGGATAATCATCCTGAAAATCTATTGGCATTGGAAGCAGTACTCTCGTCTCCACACTATAACTTAGTTAGTGCAACCTCAGGGAATGAAGCGCTGAAATGTCTGCTTAAACAAGAATTTGCTGTTATTTTACTAGACGTACAAATGCCGGGTCTAAATGGTTTTGAAACAGCTAAACTGATTCGGGCAAGGGAAAAAACAAAGCATATTCCAATTATTTTCATTACGGCTATTAGTCAAGATTTGGAACATGTTCAACGTGGTTACTCTGTAGGGGCAATTGATTATATCTTTAAACCGTTTCAACCTGAAACATTGAAACAAAAAATAGAGAAATTTGTTGAAATCCATCAAAAATATAAAGAGGAAATTAGCAAGAGTGAGTTGCAGTGTTCAGTTGAATTAAGTGAAGTGAATAAGAAGTTAGATCAGACAACCTTGGATTTACAAAGGACAGAAGCATTAGCGAAGGTGATTAGTGAAACGTTAATAGATACCATTGTTACCTTTGACAGTCAAGGGTATATCTTATCGGTAAATCCAGCTGTAAAAACCATGTTTGCCTATAATCCGGAGGAATTGGTAGGACAGCCTATCAGCAATCTTTTTCTAAAAGTGAAGGGAGACAATGGAAATAGCTCTCCGCAGTTGTTCTTTTCCTTAAACAACCCATGTCTAGGTAAGGTGATCGAATCGGTTGCAGTAAGGAAGGATGAACGCCATTTTTATGCGGATATCCAAATTGGAGAAGCTGCAGTAGAAGATCAACAAATTTTTGTTTGTACCATTCGTGATGTGACAGAAAGAAAGCAGATAGAAGAAATTAAAAAGCAACAATTCAATCATATGGAGAATATGGTAAAGGACCGCACATTAGAGCTCATACTAGCCAATCAGCAGCTGCAAATAGAAATTGAGGAGCGAAAAAAGATTACCGATTATCTTTCTGTTTCCCAAGAACGGTTTCGGAAAATCTTTGAGTCTAGTCCCTGCTTGATGGCTATTATTTCGCTGAAAGATAAAACATACTTGGATGTTAATACAAGTTGGATAAACTTTACGGATTACAGTTATCATGAATTATTTCATCAAAAAATAAACTTACTAGATTTTATTGACGAACCCGACGGTAACTCTATTCATCTAGAGAAGCCAATTCGTAGTAAGAAAATCCACTATAAGACAAAACACGGGGAAATCCGTGCCGGATTTTTATCTACAGAATTTATTGACATTCAACCTGAACCTTGTATTCTTTTCGTTTTGACAGATTTTACGGAAAGGCTCCTTTTGGAAAGGGAGATGTCTAGGCTGGATCGGCTAAATTTAATTGGGGAGATGGCTGCAGGGATTGCCCACGAAATTCGCAACCCCATGACAACCGTTTATGGATTTTTGCAAGTAGCAAGAAGCGACCGCGATGGTTTACCACAAGAAATAGTTGACCTCATGTTGGACGAATTAAGCAGGGCTAATTCTATTATTACTGAATTTCTTAATTTGGCTAAAAATAAAGTAAGTTATAAAAAAATCCAAAACTTAAATACGATTATTGAAGCATTATTTCCGCTTATTCAAGCGGAGGCCTTACGTTCTAGAAAACAAGCTGTGCTCGATTTACATGATTGCCCCGATATCTCAGTAGATGAAAAAGAAATCCGCCAATTAGTATTAAATATTGTGTTAAATGGGCTCGATTCCATGTCACCCGGAGGGCAGCTTACGATAAAAACCTATACAGAAGAACAGGCTGTCATTTTAGAAATAAAAGATCAGGGGATAGGGATTAGCTCGGAGATTTTAGAAAAACTAGGAACACCGTTCTTCACAACGAAGGAAAATGGAACAGGGTTGGGTCTAGCGATCTGCTATAGTGTAGCAGAACGTCATCAGGCAGATATTGAAATAGAAACAGGAAATGAAGGGTCAACCTTTTCTATTCGTTTCAAATCAATCTAG
- a CDS encoding sugar ABC transporter substrate-binding protein — MLKRSKLFLLTFFIIFAILVGFSFKYFVDEKPKVVFVLRTLDNQYWEIIRAGIEQGCKDFGIDGKVMAPRNGTAEEQMKMLKNVLEEPPDVLVISPAISPDIIPNLEEFVKRNIPVLLIDTDEPWKNKTAYIGTNNIELGRKAGILMGAMLQPGDKVALIGRESSVERERIKGAKDSLEAAGINIAAETLILSIDDKEYDQNVKKVIGTILLQHPDLKGVITSTDYLAIPVIKVLQEQGLTMPVTGADGIIKMLELIEKGTLIGTVAQNPYDMGYLSVEAALKVTKGEKIKRYIDSGVDIITEDNVKQKLDFLKKVLK; from the coding sequence ATGTTAAAAAGGAGCAAGCTATTTCTTCTTACTTTTTTTATTATTTTTGCAATATTAGTTGGTTTTAGCTTTAAATACTTTGTCGATGAAAAGCCAAAAGTCGTCTTTGTTTTGAGAACGTTAGACAATCAGTATTGGGAAATTATTCGAGCAGGTATAGAGCAGGGATGTAAAGATTTTGGGATAGACGGTAAGGTAATGGCACCGAGAAATGGAACAGCCGAAGAACAAATGAAGATGTTAAAGAATGTTCTTGAAGAACCTCCCGATGTATTAGTGATCTCTCCGGCCATTTCCCCTGATATCATTCCTAATTTAGAAGAGTTTGTTAAAAGGAACATTCCTGTATTGCTGATAGATACAGATGAACCTTGGAAAAATAAAACGGCTTATATTGGTACCAATAACATAGAATTAGGGAGAAAAGCAGGGATATTGATGGGTGCGATGCTTCAGCCTGGAGATAAAGTGGCCCTTATCGGCAGAGAATCATCCGTAGAAAGAGAACGGATAAAGGGAGCTAAAGATAGTCTAGAGGCAGCGGGGATCAACATAGCAGCAGAAACGTTAATACTATCAATTGATGATAAAGAGTATGATCAAAACGTGAAAAAGGTAATAGGAACGATTTTACTGCAGCATCCGGATCTTAAAGGTGTTATTACTTCAACTGATTATCTTGCTATTCCTGTGATTAAGGTTCTGCAGGAACAAGGGCTTACTATGCCTGTTACAGGAGCAGATGGAATAATCAAAATGCTTGAGTTGATAGAAAAAGGAACATTAATTGGTACAGTAGCCCAAAACCCTTATGATATGGGATATTTAAGCGTTGAAGCTGCATTAAAGGTTACAAAGGGAGAAAAGATAAAAAGATACATTGATAGCGGTGTAGATATTATCACGGAAGACAATGTGAAACAGAAGCTAGACTTCTTAAAAAAGGTGTTAAAGTAA
- a CDS encoding LysR family transcriptional regulator — MESHDLWIFKHVAELQSVSKAAEKLGYVQPNVSQRIKSLEDELGVKLFMRNNRGVTLTEKGNVLLEYTNQIMLLMDEAKSVISPQKWRESLTIGASQTISAVRIPQLFSSVLKEHKNMDVKVRTNDKQRLQEMLSYGEIDGVFINGANISSQFETVYRYFEKIVLISPKHSQLEKQHNQTLIVNSDINCIYRNKMIDFANKSYFHDPTIMEFDSLESILQAVHDGLGMTILPADVAYNRKEIKTVQYQELSDTIMIDFIIKRRKQKPQSLTKFIRFLQRT; from the coding sequence TTGGAAAGTCATGATTTGTGGATTTTTAAACATGTTGCAGAGCTGCAGTCAGTATCAAAAGCTGCTGAAAAATTGGGCTACGTACAACCTAATGTCAGTCAGCGAATTAAGAGCTTGGAAGATGAACTAGGGGTTAAATTATTTATGCGTAACAATAGAGGGGTTACATTGACCGAAAAGGGGAACGTTTTATTAGAGTATACAAATCAAATCATGTTATTAATGGATGAAGCCAAGTCAGTCATTAGTCCTCAAAAATGGAGAGAATCATTAACAATAGGTGCATCCCAAACGATTTCTGCGGTTAGAATTCCTCAGCTGTTTTCTTCTGTTTTGAAGGAGCATAAAAATATGGATGTAAAGGTACGAACGAATGATAAACAAAGGTTACAAGAAATGCTTTCCTATGGAGAAATTGATGGTGTTTTTATAAATGGTGCGAATATTTCCTCACAGTTTGAAACCGTTTATCGTTATTTTGAGAAAATCGTACTCATTTCACCTAAACATAGTCAACTTGAAAAGCAACATAATCAAACGTTAATTGTTAATAGTGACATAAATTGTATCTACAGAAACAAAATGATAGACTTCGCTAACAAAAGTTATTTCCATGACCCTACTATTATGGAGTTTGATTCTCTAGAATCTATTCTGCAAGCGGTTCATGATGGACTTGGAATGACGATATTACCGGCAGATGTTGCTTATAATCGAAAAGAAATAAAAACGGTTCAATATCAAGAACTGTCTGACACAATCATGATAGATTTTATAATCAAACGTAGAAAACAGAAACCGCAAAGTCTAACAAAGTTTATTCGTTTTTTGCAGAGAACATAG
- a CDS encoding SDR family oxidoreductase yields MELIDKVVIVTGGGTGIGKATALKLANAGAKVVINYNRSEKEAVEVVNEITQLGGIAIAYKANVAIEKEVNDMVSQTITSLGTVDGLVNNASITAQIAMNDLDAVTDEVWDSLFSVNVKGMFHCVKAVVPYMKKQQAGVIVNMGSVAGMTGIGSSIPYVATKSAIHTMTKSLAMALSPYIRVNSIAPGAVDTRWWSGHEEKMYQLAGNLPLKRISTPDDIAEAILFQLTQESVTGQVFTIDNGQTL; encoded by the coding sequence ATGGAATTAATAGATAAAGTAGTCATTGTAACTGGCGGTGGTACTGGTATAGGAAAAGCAACAGCTCTGAAATTAGCAAATGCAGGTGCAAAGGTGGTTATTAATTATAACCGATCGGAAAAAGAAGCTGTCGAGGTTGTCAATGAGATAACACAACTAGGTGGCATAGCAATCGCTTATAAAGCAAATGTAGCGATAGAAAAAGAAGTGAATGATATGGTATCCCAAACGATTACATCACTAGGGACGGTGGATGGTTTAGTAAACAATGCAAGTATTACAGCTCAAATTGCTATGAATGACCTAGATGCCGTAACAGATGAAGTGTGGGATTCCCTTTTTAGTGTGAATGTGAAAGGAATGTTTCATTGTGTAAAAGCTGTAGTTCCATATATGAAGAAGCAACAAGCGGGTGTAATTGTTAACATGGGCAGTGTAGCGGGAATGACCGGAATAGGTTCATCCATACCGTATGTTGCCACAAAATCAGCTATCCACACAATGACAAAGTCATTAGCTATGGCATTGTCACCTTATATCAGAGTAAATAGTATAGCTCCTGGTGCAGTTGATACAAGGTGGTGGTCAGGTCATGAAGAAAAGATGTATCAACTTGCAGGTAACTTACCACTTAAAAGAATATCAACGCCAGATGATATTGCGGAAGCTATTCTTTTTCAATTGACTCAAGAATCTGTCACAGGTCAAGTTTTTACAATTGATAATGGTCAAACATTGTAA
- a CDS encoding SDR family oxidoreductase → MLQDKKVVIIGGSSGIGLETAKQVIAEGAKVIIASRSEGKLQNAIEQLGDKATAFTLDTTQERQVQSFFEKVGQFNHLVVSAAETSGGSFLQTDTAQARQLFENKFWGQYYAAKYGAPKILPHGSITLFSGVVAYKSMVGSSILGAVNAAISNLGQTLALELAPIRVNIVSPGIIDTPSRSKMPEKDRNQFYATVGNKLPVKRIGKTEDVAQSVLYLIQNSFVTGTVLHVEGGHILA, encoded by the coding sequence ATGTTACAAGATAAAAAAGTGGTAATTATCGGCGGAAGCTCGGGGATTGGTCTTGAAACAGCTAAACAAGTAATAGCCGAAGGAGCAAAAGTTATTATTGCCAGCCGTTCCGAAGGAAAATTACAGAATGCAATAGAGCAACTAGGCGATAAAGCTACGGCTTTTACGCTGGATACAACACAAGAACGGCAAGTTCAGTCTTTCTTTGAAAAAGTCGGCCAGTTCAACCATCTTGTGGTGAGCGCGGCTGAAACATCCGGCGGATCATTCCTCCAAACAGATACAGCCCAAGCCAGACAACTGTTTGAAAACAAATTTTGGGGCCAATACTACGCAGCTAAATACGGTGCACCGAAAATCTTACCACATGGTTCGATCACTTTATTCTCTGGGGTAGTAGCCTACAAATCGATGGTTGGTTCGTCAATTCTGGGTGCAGTCAATGCGGCCATTTCGAATCTAGGTCAGACCTTGGCTTTAGAACTTGCTCCGATTCGAGTGAACATCGTTTCACCCGGTATCATTGATACACCTTCCCGCAGCAAAATGCCAGAAAAAGATCGTAATCAGTTCTATGCAACGGTCGGAAACAAACTTCCTGTGAAACGAATAGGAAAGACTGAAGACGTTGCACAAAGCGTACTATACCTGATTCAAAACAGTTTCGTGACCGGAACCGTCCTTCATGTAGAAGGCGGTCACATTTTAGCTTAA
- a CDS encoding helix-turn-helix domain-containing protein, producing the protein MSVMEPVILTKGTPGEICPIAKTLDVIGTKWTFLIIRDLLIEGTMRFSELLKSMDGISPKTLSLRLKELEDHGILERKVFPEVPPRVEYTLTEKGKRLESIFIELKRFGLYL; encoded by the coding sequence ATGAGTGTTATGGAGCCCGTCATACTGACAAAAGGAACACCAGGTGAGATTTGCCCTATAGCTAAAACGCTTGACGTGATAGGAACTAAATGGACCTTTTTAATTATTCGGGATCTGCTTATCGAAGGAACAATGCGATTCAGTGAGCTATTGAAATCAATGGATGGAATTAGTCCAAAAACACTTTCGCTGCGCCTTAAGGAACTGGAGGATCATGGGATATTGGAAAGAAAGGTATTTCCGGAGGTTCCCCCTCGTGTGGAATATACATTAACAGAAAAAGGGAAACGATTAGAAAGTATTTTCATTGAATTAAAGAGGTTTGGATTATATTTATAA